ACTCAGAAATATATTTAGAGTATTCTATTTCCCATAGGTTGTTTTCTTTTTTCAATATATAAAGAGCGCTACACCTGGCTATTTCGGAGTGACCATGCCACGTATTTCGGTCAAACCGTGCCACTTTAAGAGATCATACAATAATAGTTAAATTTAATTAATACTGTTCTTTCAACTTACCTTTTCTCAAGGATTCTCCAGTAAGGTTTATCCTATGCGATGAATTTACAATACGATCTAGTATCGCATCAGCGATAGTGCTTTCGCCGATAATATCGTACCAAGCGGATACAGGTATTTGTGAAGCTACAATCGTTGCTTTTTTATCATGTCTTTCATCGATTATGTCCATAAGCGCCTCTCTGTCCTGATTGTCGAAGCTCTGTAAACCAAAATCATCAAGGATAAGCAGATCTACTTTTAATAGTTTTGCAAGTTCTTTAAGGTAAGTGCCATCTACTTTACTTAGTTTTAATCGTTTCATCAGTCTAGCAGTATTTGTGTATAGGGTTCTTTTATTCATCATACAAGCTTGATGTCCCAATGCCTGAGCTATATAACTTTTACCCACTCCAGAGGATCCTGTGATAATCAAGTTTTCCTTTTTTTGTACAAAATC
This genomic interval from Tamlana carrageenivorans contains the following:
- the istB gene encoding IS21-like element helper ATPase IstB, whose product is MNTNHTIEKLRKMRLTAMAELHHNHLSDNRIEGLTPDQYLALLTDHQWEDLQNRKIKRLTTQAAFKQGATLTDINYLHNRSLDRNMFERLATLDFVQKKENLIITGSSGVGKSYIAQALGHQACMMNKRTLYTNTARLMKRLKLSKVDGTYLKELAKLLKVDLLILDDFGLQSFDNQDREALMDIIDERHDKKATIVASQIPVSAWYDIIGESTIADAILDRIVNSSHRINLTGESLRKGKLKEQY